A stretch of DNA from Mercenaria mercenaria strain notata unplaced genomic scaffold, MADL_Memer_1 contig_890, whole genome shotgun sequence:
GTGTAAAACAGTTctgttacattgtattgaaaacaCACATTCAAATGCATGGcaggaaaataatttatttacatgtttttcataTTGTTTATATGTACTATACAACTGTCTAGAACAAGAAAACTGCCCACATTTCATGACACCTGAAAACAACCTGATGGCAGGACAGTTTTCAGCTGAAGTCAAATCTCTGTTGCTAGAAAGACTGTTTCGTTTAATACAAAGTGATGGACAAGCATTGCTTGGGGTTCAGATTGATGACCTTGGTCAAAGACTACAGATCAAACTGAGCATGTTATATCAGATAGCAGAAAATATTCCGTCTAAAAAGGAAAATTGTCTCAGGATTTCAGAAACATTATTTTGTGGCACAGCTAAGTCAATCACCGAGTGTAGTAGAATAATGTTATCAGAAACAAGTGAAAATAGTCCTGTAACATCTGTACAGAGCATGCTCAATGTATTAGCACAATATAAGAGATGTTATAGAGAAGGAAGTAAGTTAGAACAGAGAGCCAGCAGTCTCCTAACACCATTGATCTGCTCAACATTGGGAACCACAATAGCCTccataaatattcaagaaaacaACACTATACCTCCAGAAGCACTAGACTGGTTATCTGCAGGTTTAAATTCTGACGTTGCTTCTGGCAAACTGAAACTTGCATCTGTTTTATACAGTGTGGGGAATATGGTAGAAACTGAATTCATTTTAAGAGATACAGAGGGACATTATGGCTTCAATATAGGACTGCCTCTTTGTCAGTGCTATGAGTTTAGCAGGAACACAGCACCAAGAATGTTTCTAGAAGTGGCATATCATCAGAATGAAGAAGCTTTAAGAAGTGTCTTCGCATTTTGTGTCAGATTCACTCAGGATGAGATTCATTGTGTTCCTCGGGAACTGCAGTATGAAATGTACCGATCAACTCAAGATGACTTGCTGCACAGAGATGAAGTTAAGGACTACTGGATGGACTGGGCAGTTGTAGACTCTCTACCTTTCCTGTATTTCCTACAATACAAGACCTACAGACAGCTTCAGAGATTTGATGATCAGCATGAAGCACTTGCTAATCTTGCAAGAACAACTGAAACAGAGGAAAACCTTGGTCACAGGGAAACAGCCCTGAATCTAATAGGCCAGTGTATGGAACAGGAGAACCAACCTAACAAAGCTTTACACTGCTATATGATGTCACTGAAGGTTAGAGAAAGAAATAACGCAGCAAGATTCCACATTTGCAGACTTTTAGCAAGCTTAATGAGATAATCTATGTTGTCACTGAAGGTTATagaaagacaagagggccatgaaggccctgtatcgctcacctgacctactgacctaaagatcatcaagattaacattctgaccaagtttcattaagatatggtcataaatgtggcctctaaagtgttaaatagctattcctttgatttgaccctgtgacctagtttttgaccccacatgacccagattcgaacttgacctaaagatcatcaagattaaattatgactaagtttcatgaagatatagtcataaatgtggcctctacagtgttaacaagcttttcctttgaaatcacctagtgacctagtttttgaccccatatgaccaagatttgaacttgacctatagatcatcaagattaacattctaaccaaatttcatgaagacagggtcataaatgtggcttctacagtgttaacaagtttttcttttgatttgaccgggtgacctagtttttgaccccaggtgacccaatatcaaactcatccaagactttattgaaggtaacattctgaccaagttttattaagattgggcccaaattgtgacctctagagtgttaacaagcct
This window harbors:
- the LOC128554942 gene encoding uncharacterized protein LOC128554942 — encoded protein: MCHISAYQENLSLRMSEVLDDNGVNEEMILKKRWSILLQETMRTISHRPIYNMSSHMFGSTSEGTTTAGLKSDTDCLICDHDYNVIQDYTEWEPDFINLLMIQDNTTSPGYCLLQRIRDDVPLPATHVLHEDYVRDASGRVLLKNTLFRDRIPEDCIQNGPSWTKQGGPGQSDTDNVHAFHCNSWPYEASAWLERQGIGRWPTADMKRFAVYSGCYVVPVGSKVSQNPEFEWRISTSQGERCLMFSLNITQIRCYVLIKMILKTYLHHAGEGHITSFMCKTVLLHCIENTHSNAWQENNLFTCFSYCLYVLYNCLEQENCPHFMTPENNLMAGQFSAEVKSLLLERLFRLIQSDGQALLGVQIDDLGQRLQIKLSMLYQIAENIPSKKENCLRISETLFCGTAKSITECSRIMLSETSENSPVTSVQSMLNVLAQYKRCYREGSKLEQRASSLLTPLICSTLGTTIASINIQENNTIPPEALDWLSAGLNSDVASGKLKLASVLYSVGNMVETEFILRDTEGHYGFNIGLPLCQCYEFSRNTAPRMFLEVAYHQNEEALRSVFAFCVRFTQDEIHCVPRELQYEMYRSTQDDLLHRDEVKDYWMDWAVVDSLPFLYFLQYKTYRQLQRFDDQHEALANLARTTETEENLGHRETALNLIGQCMEQENQPNKALHCYMMSLKVRERNNAARFHICRLLASLMR